Proteins co-encoded in one Kutzneria chonburiensis genomic window:
- a CDS encoding FAD-dependent oxidoreductase — translation MKVVIIGAGLGGLALAQRLLDNGIDVQVYERDSAIEARFQGYRIGFGTEGLDALYGAVRPRLHPLLEAVSGRVERTGRAVDPQLNVLGEQERDNDEGRMYDRNVLRHLLIAGLGEHLRFDLKLDRYEELADGRVRAHFADGTAVDADVLVGADGAGSTVRRQLLPHIGIHDLPVYGAIGRTPIAGFEHLIPGWSTVVSAKDVQLMLGRMVFQRPPVEAAAELAPDVTLPDTPSYIRWVLLLPGAPKTLDLQPVLDLIEDWHPDLNALIAQADTANSGVSPIKEGDPIEPWPTRAVTLLGDAGHPAPPGGLGANLAMIDAELLADKLIAIRDGQQQKLAALADYERTMCENAAAGRAAAAQAFQNFAKLRAEA, via the coding sequence ATGAAGGTTGTGATCATCGGCGCCGGACTCGGCGGCCTGGCGCTGGCCCAACGCCTGCTCGACAACGGCATTGACGTGCAGGTCTACGAGCGGGACAGCGCCATCGAGGCCCGCTTCCAGGGCTACCGGATCGGCTTCGGCACCGAGGGGCTCGACGCGCTGTACGGCGCGGTGCGGCCCCGGCTGCACCCGCTGCTGGAGGCGGTGAGCGGCCGGGTCGAGCGCACCGGCCGCGCGGTCGACCCGCAGCTGAACGTCCTCGGCGAGCAGGAACGGGACAACGACGAGGGCCGCATGTACGACCGCAACGTGCTGCGGCACCTGCTGATCGCCGGCCTCGGCGAGCACCTGCGCTTCGACCTGAAGCTCGACCGCTACGAGGAACTGGCCGACGGCCGCGTCCGGGCGCACTTCGCCGACGGCACAGCGGTCGACGCCGACGTGCTGGTCGGCGCGGACGGCGCGGGCTCCACGGTTCGCCGGCAACTGTTGCCGCACATCGGCATCCACGACCTCCCGGTGTACGGCGCGATCGGCCGCACCCCGATCGCCGGCTTCGAGCACCTGATCCCGGGCTGGAGCACGGTGGTCAGCGCCAAGGACGTCCAGTTGATGCTGGGCCGCATGGTGTTCCAGCGCCCGCCGGTCGAGGCCGCCGCCGAACTGGCCCCGGACGTCACGCTGCCGGACACCCCGAGCTACATCCGCTGGGTGCTGTTGCTTCCCGGCGCACCGAAAACCCTTGACCTGCAACCGGTCCTGGACCTGATCGAGGACTGGCACCCGGACCTCAATGCGCTGATCGCGCAGGCCGACACGGCCAACAGCGGCGTCTCGCCGATCAAGGAGGGCGACCCGATCGAGCCCTGGCCGACCCGGGCCGTCACGCTGCTCGGCGACGCCGGCCACCCGGCGCCGCCCGGCGGCCTCGGCGCCAACCTGGCGATGATCGACGCGGAACTGTTGGCGGACAAGCTGATCGCCATACGTGACGGTCAGCAGCAGAAGCTGGCCGCGTTGGCCGACTACGAGCGGACGATGTGCGAGAACGCCGCGGCCGGCCGAGCGGCCGCCGCGCAGGCGTTCCAGAACTTCGCCAAGCTACGCGCCGAAGCCTAA
- a CDS encoding AfsR/SARP family transcriptional regulator: protein MPSTSTTSEPLRFTLLGPVRVWRGDRELTLGPPQRKAVLATLLLRADQVVTASELVDAVWGESAPASVHGVVQTHVSMLRNVLEPDRPRRGQANVLRSVGNGYSLAVGGASYDLSEFEQTLELARRQREEGNARDAVEWYAKALGLWRGEPLSSIPGPGAVIERARLSEIVLGVQEERLELMVALGRHTAAVTELAALTSAHPVRERLRALHMKALSRSGRRADALQVYTDTRRVMVDELGIEPGSELRELHHRLLAVDEPRPAQPPMAPAPAQPSRRPIVPFMDEPLPAPVSPAQLPADVADFTGRTALVKRLVAMLTPRTHRTAPPRALVAGIGGVGKTALAVHAAHQVRQHYPDGQLYVDLRGAGPDAADPLNVLSAFLRAFGVSPNSTPADLDERAAMYRSVLAQRRVLVVLDDAADAAQIQHLLPGSATCGVLVTSRRRLPEMQWDEQAELEGMSREEALTLFSRTIGAERSGQEPEAVAEVVDACGRLPLALRITAAKLVDRPQWTVRSMADKLARERGRLSELRVGSLEVEATFHLGYGQLDAPSARTFRLMSLADGPGLSLPAAAALVGEPEPSAEPVVERLVDLNMVASPAPEHYAYHDLLRLFARQRAAQTDSKQDRIDAMVRLGDHYLGTAATAGWLIQAPSWSKQRFCQRSFVDGVELPDLKSAFTWFEDQQPALLASARQFLADPDLPSDYVVDLITFLELYLANGTHFGEIGQIGELAVRDAERTGDLRVEAWGRRKVGEAHLRRFELPAAQEQLSRSIAAAEKAGDAVALATAMDLLGSVEFRMGNAEQSLAHLEQALAVAHDGGDVVREAYVLGTIGRTQSDLGDFEQAMAACERSRDLHEQLGNETGLARTLFMMGLVYQRFRRLVESIDPLEESLAVCLGIEQTFGEGHNLVMLSRGYLADGRAEQAAAAAARAKELGQAIGDAHMHAMAVAELGKALHGLGKHELGDEHLHSAQTLLTELNSPQAAAISALLNKK, encoded by the coding sequence GTGCCGAGTACCTCGACCACGAGCGAGCCCCTGCGGTTCACGCTGCTCGGCCCGGTCCGGGTGTGGCGTGGCGACCGTGAACTGACGCTGGGTCCGCCGCAGCGCAAGGCCGTCCTCGCGACCCTGCTGCTGCGGGCGGACCAGGTGGTCACCGCCTCCGAGCTCGTCGACGCCGTCTGGGGTGAGTCGGCGCCGGCGAGCGTGCATGGAGTCGTGCAGACGCACGTGTCGATGCTCAGGAATGTGCTGGAGCCGGATCGGCCCCGGCGGGGCCAGGCCAATGTGCTGCGTTCGGTCGGCAACGGCTACTCACTGGCCGTCGGCGGCGCGAGCTACGACCTGAGCGAGTTCGAGCAGACGTTGGAGCTGGCCCGCCGGCAGCGTGAAGAGGGCAACGCCCGCGACGCCGTCGAGTGGTACGCCAAGGCGCTGGGCCTGTGGCGGGGCGAGCCGCTGTCGTCCATCCCGGGCCCGGGCGCGGTGATCGAACGGGCCCGGCTGAGCGAGATCGTGCTCGGCGTCCAGGAGGAGCGCCTCGAGCTGATGGTCGCGCTCGGCCGGCACACCGCCGCCGTCACCGAGCTGGCCGCGCTGACCAGCGCCCACCCCGTCCGCGAACGTTTGCGGGCGCTGCACATGAAGGCTCTGTCACGCAGCGGCCGCCGGGCCGACGCGCTCCAGGTCTACACCGACACCCGTCGGGTGATGGTCGACGAGCTGGGCATCGAACCCGGCTCCGAGCTGCGGGAACTGCATCACCGGCTGCTGGCCGTGGACGAACCACGGCCGGCGCAACCGCCGATGGCACCGGCGCCGGCTCAACCGAGCCGCCGGCCGATCGTGCCCTTCATGGACGAACCGCTGCCGGCCCCGGTCTCGCCCGCCCAGCTCCCGGCCGACGTCGCCGACTTCACGGGCCGCACCGCGCTCGTGAAGCGCCTCGTCGCGATGCTGACGCCTCGTACGCACCGAACCGCGCCGCCCCGGGCGCTGGTCGCCGGCATCGGCGGCGTGGGCAAGACAGCGCTGGCCGTGCACGCCGCGCACCAGGTGCGCCAGCACTACCCCGACGGCCAGCTGTACGTGGACCTGCGGGGCGCCGGCCCGGACGCCGCCGACCCGCTCAACGTGCTCAGCGCCTTCCTGCGGGCCTTCGGCGTCTCCCCGAACTCCACGCCGGCCGACCTGGACGAGCGGGCCGCGATGTACCGCTCGGTCCTCGCGCAGCGGCGGGTCCTGGTGGTGCTGGACGACGCCGCCGACGCGGCCCAGATCCAGCACCTGTTGCCCGGCTCGGCGACGTGCGGCGTGCTGGTCACCAGCCGCCGCCGGCTGCCCGAGATGCAGTGGGACGAGCAGGCCGAGCTGGAGGGCATGTCCCGTGAAGAGGCCCTGACCCTGTTCAGCCGCACCATCGGCGCGGAGCGGTCCGGCCAGGAGCCGGAAGCCGTGGCCGAGGTGGTGGACGCCTGCGGACGGCTGCCGCTGGCGTTGCGTATCACCGCCGCCAAGCTGGTCGACCGGCCGCAGTGGACGGTCCGCTCGATGGCCGACAAGCTCGCACGAGAAAGGGGCAGGCTGTCGGAGTTACGGGTGGGGAGCCTCGAGGTCGAGGCCACCTTTCACCTGGGCTACGGGCAGCTCGACGCCCCGTCCGCCCGCACCTTCCGGCTGATGTCGCTGGCCGACGGGCCCGGTCTGTCGCTGCCGGCGGCGGCCGCGCTGGTCGGCGAGCCGGAGCCGAGCGCGGAGCCGGTGGTGGAGCGCCTGGTCGACCTGAACATGGTGGCCAGCCCCGCGCCCGAGCACTACGCGTACCACGACCTGTTGCGGCTGTTCGCCCGTCAGCGGGCGGCGCAGACCGACAGCAAGCAGGACCGCATCGACGCCATGGTCCGGCTGGGCGACCACTACCTGGGCACCGCGGCCACGGCCGGCTGGCTGATCCAGGCGCCGTCGTGGTCCAAGCAGCGCTTCTGCCAGCGGTCCTTCGTGGACGGCGTGGAGCTGCCCGACCTGAAGTCGGCCTTCACGTGGTTCGAGGACCAGCAGCCGGCGCTGCTGGCCTCCGCCCGGCAGTTCCTCGCCGACCCGGACCTGCCGTCGGACTACGTCGTCGACCTGATCACGTTCCTCGAGCTGTACCTGGCCAACGGCACCCATTTCGGCGAGATCGGGCAGATCGGCGAGCTGGCCGTGCGGGACGCCGAGCGCACCGGCGACCTGCGGGTCGAGGCCTGGGGCCGTCGCAAGGTCGGCGAGGCGCACCTGCGGCGGTTCGAGCTGCCGGCGGCCCAGGAGCAGCTGAGCCGGTCCATCGCCGCCGCCGAGAAGGCCGGCGACGCGGTGGCCCTGGCCACCGCCATGGACCTGTTGGGCAGCGTGGAGTTCCGGATGGGCAACGCCGAGCAGTCCTTGGCCCATCTGGAGCAGGCCCTTGCCGTCGCCCACGACGGAGGGGACGTGGTCCGTGAGGCGTACGTGCTGGGCACGATCGGCCGTACCCAGTCCGATCTGGGCGATTTCGAGCAGGCCATGGCCGCCTGCGAACGCAGCCGTGACCTGCATGAACAACTCGGCAACGAGACCGGCCTGGCCCGCACGCTGTTCATGATGGGCCTGGTCTACCAACGCTTCCGCCGGTTGGTCGAGTCGATCGACCCGTTGGAGGAGTCGCTGGCGGTGTGCCTGGGCATCGAGCAGACCTTCGGCGAGGGCCACAACCTGGTCATGCTGTCCAGGGGCTATCTGGCTGACGGCCGGGCCGAGCAGGCCGCGGCCGCCGCGGCCAGGGCGAAAGAGCTGGGCCAGGCCATCGGCGACGCCCACATGCACGCGATGGCCGTGGCCGAGCTGGGCAAGGCGCTGCACGGGCTGGGCAAGCACGAGCTCGGCGACGAGCACCTGCACAGCGCCCAGACCCTCCTCACGGAGTTGAACTCGCCACAGGCCGCGGCGATTTCTGCCCTCCTGAACAAGAAGTGA
- a CDS encoding helix-turn-helix transcriptional regulator, which yields MASHLRARPEFQLVGERQFGEAAVLVVCADVVTSEVMSALRRFTENSSARCVLVTNELRQADLLAAVECRVVSVLPRADATGDRLAGAVVAAARGRGDLPPDLLGELLSQVERLQRDVLGPRGLTTSGLAPREVDVLRLMAEGWDTAEIAEKLSYSERTVKNVVYAVMSRLGLRNRPHAVAYALRAGVI from the coding sequence GTGGCCAGCCACCTGCGCGCACGTCCGGAATTCCAGCTGGTGGGGGAGCGCCAGTTCGGCGAGGCGGCCGTGCTCGTGGTGTGTGCCGACGTGGTGACCTCGGAGGTCATGTCGGCGCTGCGCCGGTTCACCGAGAACTCGTCGGCCCGCTGCGTGCTGGTGACCAACGAGCTGCGCCAGGCCGACCTGCTCGCCGCTGTGGAGTGCCGGGTGGTGAGTGTGCTGCCCAGGGCGGACGCGACCGGCGACCGCTTGGCCGGTGCGGTGGTCGCCGCGGCGAGGGGCCGCGGCGACCTGCCGCCCGACCTGCTGGGCGAGCTGCTGTCCCAGGTGGAGCGGTTGCAGCGGGACGTGCTCGGCCCGCGCGGCCTGACCACGTCGGGGCTGGCCCCGCGCGAGGTCGACGTGCTGCGGCTGATGGCCGAGGGCTGGGACACCGCGGAGATCGCGGAGAAGCTGTCCTATTCGGAGCGCACCGTGAAGAATGTCGTGTATGCGGTGATGAGCCGGCTGGGGCTGCGCAACCGTCCGCACGCGGTCGCCTACGCCTTGCGAGCAGGAGTTATCTAG
- a CDS encoding GntR family transcriptional regulator, with protein sequence MDPQPRRPRADRARQIADALRRQVLDGDFTDGVLPDERLLGREFGATRNAVREALELLRADGLIERSPGIGTVVVARKYPHGLNRLMGLAETLHEHGVVSNEVRTSGMVAATGVLAERLLVRPGDPIVCIERLRRLNGLPLSLDLTYLPADVGEPLLADDLVNNDVFKLLERICGQPLGRAEVGMEAVNADPHVAAVLDLPRGGALLLVERLTHLADGRPVDLEFIRFRGDRLTMRAVLDR encoded by the coding sequence ATGGACCCGCAACCGCGACGGCCCCGGGCGGACCGGGCGAGGCAGATCGCCGACGCGCTGCGCCGGCAGGTGCTCGACGGCGACTTCACGGATGGCGTGCTGCCGGACGAGCGACTTCTCGGCCGTGAGTTCGGCGCCACCCGCAACGCCGTGCGGGAGGCGCTGGAGCTGCTGCGGGCCGACGGGCTCATCGAGCGGTCGCCGGGCATCGGCACGGTGGTCGTGGCCCGGAAGTACCCGCACGGGCTGAACCGGCTGATGGGGCTGGCCGAGACGCTGCACGAGCACGGCGTGGTCAGCAACGAGGTGCGGACGTCCGGCATGGTCGCGGCGACCGGGGTGCTGGCCGAGCGCCTTCTCGTCCGGCCCGGCGACCCGATCGTCTGCATCGAGCGGCTGCGCCGGCTGAACGGCCTGCCGCTGTCGCTGGACCTGACCTACCTGCCGGCCGACGTCGGCGAGCCGCTGCTGGCCGACGACCTCGTCAACAACGACGTCTTCAAGCTGCTGGAGCGGATCTGCGGGCAGCCGCTCGGGCGGGCCGAGGTCGGCATGGAGGCGGTCAACGCCGACCCGCACGTGGCCGCGGTGCTCGACCTGCCGCGCGGCGGGGCGCTGCTGCTCGTGGAGCGCCTGACCCACCTGGCCGACGGCCGGCCGGTCGACCTGGAGTTCATCCGGTTCCGCGGGGACCGGCTCACCATGCGCGCCGTTCTGGACCGATAG
- a CDS encoding 4Fe-4S dicluster domain-containing protein encodes MALVPNRADVPVVIDESLCVKGCRLCVDVCPLDSLAINPETDVAYMHVDECWYCGPCAARCPTGAVTVNMPFLIR; translated from the coding sequence ATGGCTTTGGTGCCCAACCGGGCTGATGTCCCGGTCGTGATCGATGAGTCACTGTGCGTCAAGGGTTGCCGACTCTGCGTGGACGTCTGCCCGCTGGACTCCCTCGCGATCAACCCGGAGACCGACGTGGCCTACATGCACGTGGACGAGTGCTGGTACTGCGGGCCCTGCGCCGCGCGCTGCCCGACCGGCGCGGTCACCGTCAACATGCCCTTCCTGATCCGATGA
- a CDS encoding ABC transporter substrate-binding protein produces MRRAWPALLLALLTGCSVASGATSTVVTLVVGYQSKTINTVTAGTLLRAQGYLEQRLSALGRRTGKTYRVEWQDYSTGAPITAQMVAGKIDIGSMGDFPMLINASRTQEFGDGRTALISATGYNLHGALNMVVVPVGSSAHSLGDLRGKRISSSIGSAGNGTTVRALTGVGVDPDSDVQMINQDPAVGASALRAGAVDALGQFVAWPGQLVFAGQARLLYDGAALNLPTWHGVVVRQKYASAQPDVVQAFLQAQLDATAYLNAHPMEAALKVAAATGLAPEVVYLYNGPNGLVTFDPTLRPDLISALQKDIPFLRSIGGIKGLDLSSFVDRSALAKLSVPAPHRPSNAGEVWFVGGSATVTASSPDSLLRLIRDSGRKVRAAYVDDALTGTRWFADKSFWVYDNGLHPFDVETEARSYVSAHPGSRIVDYPTAVRLA; encoded by the coding sequence ATGAGACGGGCCTGGCCGGCGCTGCTGCTGGCTCTTCTGACCGGCTGCTCGGTGGCGTCGGGGGCGACGTCCACCGTCGTGACGCTGGTCGTCGGCTACCAGTCCAAGACGATCAACACCGTCACCGCCGGGACGCTGTTGCGGGCCCAGGGATATCTGGAACAGCGGCTGTCGGCCTTGGGCCGGCGGACCGGCAAGACGTATCGGGTGGAGTGGCAGGACTACTCCACCGGCGCGCCGATCACCGCGCAGATGGTCGCCGGGAAGATCGACATCGGCTCGATGGGCGACTTCCCGATGCTGATCAACGCCTCCCGCACCCAGGAGTTCGGCGACGGCCGGACCGCGTTGATCTCCGCGACCGGCTACAACCTGCACGGGGCGCTGAACATGGTCGTGGTGCCGGTCGGGTCGTCGGCGCATTCGCTGGGCGATCTGCGGGGCAAGCGGATCTCGTCCAGCATCGGGTCGGCCGGCAACGGGACGACGGTTCGGGCGCTGACCGGTGTGGGCGTCGATCCCGACAGCGACGTGCAGATGATCAACCAGGATCCGGCCGTCGGGGCGTCGGCGCTGCGGGCCGGGGCGGTGGATGCCTTGGGGCAGTTCGTGGCCTGGCCCGGGCAACTGGTCTTCGCCGGCCAGGCTCGGTTGCTGTACGACGGTGCGGCGCTGAATCTCCCTACCTGGCACGGGGTTGTGGTCCGGCAGAAGTACGCGTCGGCGCAACCCGATGTGGTGCAGGCGTTTCTCCAGGCGCAGCTGGATGCCACGGCGTATCTCAACGCTCATCCCATGGAGGCGGCGTTGAAGGTCGCTGCCGCCACCGGGTTGGCGCCGGAGGTGGTGTACCTCTACAACGGGCCCAACGGTCTCGTGACCTTCGACCCGACGCTGCGCCCGGACCTGATCTCGGCCCTGCAAAAGGACATCCCGTTCCTGCGCTCGATCGGCGGCATCAAGGGGCTGGATCTTTCCTCCTTCGTGGACCGCTCCGCCTTGGCCAAGCTTTCCGTTCCCGCTCCGCATCGACCGTCCAACGCGGGCGAGGTGTGGTTCGTCGGTGGCTCCGCCACCGTCACGGCTTCGTCGCCGGATTCCTTGCTGCGCTTGATCCGTGACAGCGGGCGCAAGGTCCGTGCCGCGTACGTGGACGACGCCCTTACCGGCACCCGTTGGTTCGCCGACAAGTCCTTCTGGGTGTACGACAACGGATTGCACCCGTTCGACGTCGAGACCGAGGCGCGATCGTACGTCTCGGCCCATCCAGGTTCCCGAATCGTCGACTATCCCACCGCAGTGAGGCTGGCATGA
- a CDS encoding ABC transporter permease: protein MRKHLLRGGSLVAALLLWQLLTSLHVDFWLHFDRLPTVVDVARDLGYQLQTPLYYRDLGDSLARILMGFALAALAGVAIGVAVGRSALTGDIVSPPLEVLRPIPAIAMVPIAILLFPSNEQGIVFITFLAAFFPIMVSTRHAVAALPVVWEEAVLTMGGNRRRVLWSVVLPGALPGVFSGLSVGMGVAWICVISAEMISGQYGVGYRTWQAYTVVDYPGVIVGMLSIGLLGFGSAAAVELVGRRVTRWLPREVEIAR, encoded by the coding sequence ATGAGAAAACACCTGCTGCGCGGCGGTTCCCTGGTCGCCGCCCTGCTGTTATGGCAACTGCTGACGAGTCTGCACGTGGACTTCTGGCTGCACTTCGACCGGCTGCCGACGGTCGTGGACGTGGCTCGCGATCTCGGCTACCAGCTGCAAACCCCGTTGTACTACCGGGATCTGGGCGACAGCCTGGCCCGCATCCTGATGGGCTTCGCGCTGGCGGCGCTGGCCGGCGTGGCCATCGGCGTCGCCGTCGGGCGGTCGGCGCTGACCGGCGACATCGTGTCGCCGCCGCTGGAGGTGCTGCGGCCGATCCCGGCCATCGCGATGGTGCCGATCGCCATCCTGCTGTTCCCCAGCAACGAGCAGGGCATCGTGTTCATCACCTTCCTGGCCGCGTTCTTCCCAATCATGGTGTCCACCCGGCACGCCGTCGCCGCGCTGCCGGTGGTGTGGGAGGAAGCCGTGCTGACCATGGGCGGCAACCGGCGGCGGGTGCTGTGGAGCGTGGTGCTGCCGGGCGCGCTGCCCGGTGTCTTCTCCGGCTTGTCGGTCGGCATGGGCGTGGCCTGGATCTGCGTGATCTCGGCCGAGATGATCTCCGGCCAGTACGGCGTCGGCTACCGGACCTGGCAGGCGTACACGGTGGTCGACTACCCCGGCGTGATCGTCGGCATGCTCAGCATCGGGCTGCTCGGCTTCGGCAGCGCCGCCGCGGTGGAACTGGTCGGCCGGCGGGTCACCCGCTGGCTGCCTCGCGAAGTGGAGATCGCGCGATGA
- a CDS encoding ABC transporter ATP-binding protein — protein MMLIEDLAVGYRETAVLQGIDLKIEAGEILVLVGGSGCGKSTVLRTLAGLHRPSGGTITLDGRPIVRTSAERALVFQEDGLLPWRSVRRNVELPLAIRGVARNSRRSQALSWIERVGLDGYADHLPRELSGGMRQRVQLARTLASGPRVILADEPFGALDAQTRRAMQLLLVDVWSQQPTTIVFVTHDVDEAVFLGDRVAVLGGRPTSIKSIVDVPFPRGDGDNSAARAEILAALGSTS, from the coding sequence ATGATGCTGATCGAGGACCTGGCCGTCGGCTACCGGGAAACCGCGGTGCTGCAAGGCATCGACCTCAAGATCGAGGCCGGTGAGATCCTGGTGCTGGTCGGCGGCTCCGGCTGCGGCAAGTCGACCGTGCTGCGGACGCTGGCCGGCCTGCACCGGCCGTCCGGCGGCACGATCACCCTGGACGGCCGGCCCATCGTGCGGACCTCGGCCGAGCGGGCCCTGGTGTTCCAGGAGGACGGGCTGCTGCCGTGGCGCAGCGTGCGGCGCAACGTCGAGCTGCCGCTGGCCATTCGGGGCGTGGCAAGGAATTCCCGGCGTTCCCAGGCATTGTCCTGGATCGAGCGCGTCGGTCTTGACGGCTACGCCGACCATCTGCCCCGGGAGCTGTCCGGCGGTATGCGGCAACGGGTGCAGCTGGCCCGGACGCTGGCCTCCGGCCCACGGGTCATCCTGGCCGACGAGCCGTTCGGGGCCTTGGACGCCCAGACCCGGCGGGCCATGCAGCTGCTGCTGGTCGACGTCTGGTCCCAGCAGCCGACCACCATCGTCTTCGTCACCCACGACGTCGATGAGGCCGTGTTCCTCGGCGACCGGGTCGCCGTGCTCGGCGGCCGCCCGACCTCGATCAAGTCCATTGTGGACGTTCCATTCCCGCGCGGCGACGGCGACAACTCCGCCGCTCGCGCCGAGATCCTGGCCGCACTGGGGAGCACTTCGTGA